The Rubrobacter radiotolerans DSM 5868 nucleotide sequence GATGCCCGTGGCGGTCGGGGCGGGCAACACCTACCTCCTCAAGCCTTCCGAGAGGACGCCTCTTTGCTCGAAGCGGCTTGTTGAGCTCTTTGTCGAGGCGGGGGTGCCCGAGGGCGTCGTTAACCTCGTCAACGGGGCGCACGAGACGGTGAACGCAATCCTTGAGCACCCAAGGGTCAAGGCTGTCTCGTTTGTTGGAAGTCAGCCCGTAGCCGAGCACGTCTACAAAACGGGGACGGCCAGCGGCAAGAGGGTGCAGGCCCTTGCGGGGGCGAAGAACTCGATGATCGTCCTGCCGGACGCCGTGCTTGAGAAGGCGGTGCCAAACATCGTCTCTTCGGCCTACGGCAACGCCGGGGAGAGGTGCCTTGCCGGCAGCGTGCTCGTTGCGGTCGGCGAGAAGGAGGCGCAGGACCGGGTGGTGGAGAAGGTCAGGGAGGCGGCCTCCTCCATGAAGGTGGGTGCCGGCTACGAGGAGGGCTCTGAGCTTACGCCCCTTATCCGGGATTCTCACCGGCAGAAGGTCCGTAGCTACGTGGACCTCGGGGAGAAGGAGGGAGCGGAGGTTGTGCTTGACGGCCGGGAGGTGAGGAGGGAGGAGGGCTTCTTTTTCGGGCCGACGATCCTCGACGGGGTAACGGGGGAGATGCGGGTTGCAAGAGAGGAGATCTTCGGTCCCGTCCTGAGCGTGGTGCGGGTGGACACCCTTGAGGAGGCGGTAGCGTTCACGAACGGATCACCGTTTGGCAACGCGTGCTCGATCTACACCGAAAACGGCGCGGCGGTGCGCTACTGGCGCGAGCATGTAGAGGCCGGGATGCTTGGTGTGAACATAGGGGTGGCAGCACCGATGGCGTTCTTCCCGTTCAACGGCGTAAAGAACTCCTTCTACGGCGACCTTCACGCAACGGGCAAGGACGGGGTGAGGTTCTTCACCGAGAACAAGGTGGAGGTGGTGCGCTACCTCTCGGAGCCGGCGAGTGGTGAGGCGGTGAGGTTGCCCCAGGAGGCCGGCGCTTAGGGATACGTTCGCCGAAGGCAGTCGGCTCCGGGGTCCGCGCTGATCTAGAATTCAACCCGGTATGGACCGCAGACAGGATCATTCCGCCGCAGTGAAGAGGTCCCCCGCGAGCCCGGACCGCACCGCGGAGCGGCCTCTGAGGGCGCTCGGGGGGCTTCTCGTCCTTCAGGGGCTCGGGCTTGTGGGCCTTGGCCTCTTCGAGCTGCGCGGTGCGCTCGCCTCGGGGCTCGGGGAGGTCTTCTCCGTGGAGCCCCTGCTGCGCGGCGCTCCGGAGGCGCTCGCGCTCGTCCTGTTTGTTCCGGCGACGTTTCTGATGGTCCTTTCGGGGCTCCTCTTTCTTCTCGGGAGCCGGAGGGTCTGGACGCCGGCTGCGCTCTCGCAGACCCTTGCTCTTGGCGGGGGGCTCTGGCTCTACGCCGGCCCCGCGCCGTACTACGTCTACTTGCTCCTGGCCGCCTCGGTCCTGTGCGTCCTCTACCTGAACTCCCAGAGCGTGCGCGGCCTGCTTCACGACGCCCCCCCCGCGCGAGACCGTTCTGGGGGCGTGGTATGAGCATCCCGGAGTCGCTCGGCGAGCGAGAGGCCCGGGAGCTTCTGCGACGCTTCGAGCCGGTCCTGCGCATGACGGCGGGCGACCGGTTCTTCCCGACCGATGCCGAGCCCTACGTCCGGTCATGCAGCCTCTGGGTCCAGCCGCCGGGGAGGGAGGCTCTCCGCGTCGCCGTTCAGGGCGAGCTCAGCCTGGAGAACCTTGCGCGCCAGCCGCTCGACGAGCCGGGAGCGGTCCACTTCCTGCGCTTCACCGACCCGGAGGACCTCGTCAGGATCGGCTCGCGCGAGAGCCTCGACC carries:
- a CDS encoding CoA-acylating methylmalonate-semialdehyde dehydrogenase, which codes for MHKTKREVRNFVGGEWVEANGRKTEAVYNPATGEVIAKTPLSTKEDVERAVGAAEAAFSGWSATPVTQRARVLFRFKMLLEEHFEELRDLVTLENGKDAKDAAGEVRRGIEVVEFACGMPSLMMGETVRDVASGIDNVSWRYPLGVVAAIVPFNFPCMIPLWTMPVAVGAGNTYLLKPSERTPLCSKRLVELFVEAGVPEGVVNLVNGAHETVNAILEHPRVKAVSFVGSQPVAEHVYKTGTASGKRVQALAGAKNSMIVLPDAVLEKAVPNIVSSAYGNAGERCLAGSVLVAVGEKEAQDRVVEKVREAASSMKVGAGYEEGSELTPLIRDSHRQKVRSYVDLGEKEGAEVVLDGREVRREEGFFFGPTILDGVTGEMRVAREEIFGPVLSVVRVDTLEEAVAFTNGSPFGNACSIYTENGAAVRYWREHVEAGMLGVNIGVAAPMAFFPFNGVKNSFYGDLHATGKDGVRFFTENKVEVVRYLSEPASGEAVRLPQEAGA